In Eleginops maclovinus isolate JMC-PN-2008 ecotype Puerto Natales chromosome 19, JC_Emac_rtc_rv5, whole genome shotgun sequence, the sequence gtgtccacattaAAACTGGCAGGTGTGACTTTATGACTTTCCCACATGTGATACAGTTTGAAGTCATGACTGTTAGCCTCAAGGATACAACGTTGTATTCAGTCTCACTTATTGTCTCTTAGAAAAGCAGGAAGGCCAGAAATGTTGTTAAATCTCTTAGACGACCCACACTTTGCTACTGCATGGAGCACCTTCATCTGTTCACAgtcaacacatttatatatgaTTACAATAAGCagcattttgttcaaatgtacAGTTTTCATTGTATATTCTGTATCAATTTGACATGCATTTTACTTGCACCATTGTGTAACTTGCACAATTCAACTGCACTATTTGATGTcttaattattttgtatgttgCACTGTTAGACGAGCATGGaaccttttttttcatatatgCCAGCGCTATATGACAATAAAAGTTAAGAATCTTTAATTATTGGACTCAAAAACACTTTACTTCTGACCGTCCATAAAATCAAGATTTAAGCTGAGgtaaccattttatttttgaagcagTTTTGTCCCTACAGACTTCTTGAGTCTggtctaaaaaaatataataattcaaATAGATAATTATTTTGTAGGctcatttttgttatatttatttgtttaccacaacaaaaataagtaaTGGCATGAACCATATCTTCTTATTTTTACTCTGCATTTATAAAATTAACCACACCCTAACTGACCACTGGACTATTTCAATTCCTCTTTTCCTCAAGTCTGACTTTGGGAATGAAGGCCACCCAGCTCTGCATGAGTTGGAATAGCCGTAAGCCACTTCAACACTTATTTTCCAGTCCTTAATAGGTTTATGAGTCTAATTTTACAGCTTCATGACTGAAGGGCCTGTGGTTCACGCTGACACAGCAGGTTTTTTCGTCTTTTTCAGCAGGTTTTCCTCTTCACTCTCCTCCTGCAagacagtaaaaataaaacaggtaacACTTCATTTTAAGTGCAACGTAAGTCACCAtaagtgctttttaaatgttctccctgccaacacacagctttatttaCAATCATGTCAGGAAATGATCCTCATTATGTCCCAACATCATGAAAAAAGTATGTGCTGTAAACTATTAGCGTCTTCAACATCAAACTGTGAACTTAATTAATGCTGCAGGTCTCTCAACATCATCTGGATGCGTCACCTTGATAAACGATATGTTGGTATTTCCTGTGCAAATAAATACCATATCAAGgaacacatttcattaaaactGTTATCAGAAGAGGAATCTAAGCACTCTCCACCACACAATTAGTCTTTCTTAAACCTGATTTTGTAAGCCTTTGTAAGAACATTTTCCAGTTACGTTATCCGCCTTGCATGTAGAAATAAGGcccattgttttatttcttctgctGTAGACATTAAAATTAGGATGATAAAGCCTTTACAAAACCAAATGCAAAGAGCCAACGTGAAAGGAATGACTGAAACAGTGTGTTTATCTACTTTAGCTTGGCAGTCACTGGGCAGTGCTTCCAAAAAAAGCAAGTCTTCATTACTCTAAAGTTATTTGCACATTTATCTTGGTGTTAGctacagagacagctttattgAGCAGGACAGCGCTAAGGATGTTGACTTTTGGCCTGTGACCTGTTAGCTTTAGCTTCTGTCTTCTAGCACTTAAACGTCTATCTCTATTAAGTAGAAAGCATTGTCTAGATAGTGTATTTATTAAGGTTGTTAATTTGAAATGTGACACCTTAAGATATTAATAAAGCAGCTGGAGACAGAGTTTGTATTCAACCAACTCAGAGTTTAGCTAATAAAGCTAAACGTTAGCCAAATGAGCTACTACTGCAGCTAGCTACAGTTGAAGAAAATATGCTAGCAATAGTAATTGGTTTCTATTTGCAAATGTATGATGGTCAGCTTAAAGACATGCTATTGCCTATATACAATGAAAGCCCCTATTAACAAGctgcatttgtgtttcatttcacaGTCAGTTTAGAGATAATGCAGATAGTTGCTTCGTTGCCAAACATCCTCTGCACATTTTCATCAGTTTCCTCAGTGTGTAAGGCCTTGATCAGGATTTTCCTGCGACACTGAGCGTCTTTGTTGCAGAGAAGGGGGAAAATGGTGACCTccagacggacggacagacacaTGGGATGTCTGTTGGgtcctgtttgtgtctgttgtcATAGCAACTGTCAAGCTGGGATGGCAGAGGCATGGTGGAGGGTGGAGGCTGCTACGTGATTCATGGACATCGAGGGCGGGCAGGGAAAAAAGTTTGCCAACAAAGCACAAAAGAACCAAAAAGGATGCATCTGGTGGATCTGCAAAGACTCAGCTGCTCCGgcttcccacaatgcaccagCATGAGCACgattttcctttaaatgtaaGCATTGCTAAAGAATGccaattattaaatatataacattttgatATTGGTGCATTAAAATGGTATTTGACATGAGCTAATAACCTGAATGTGTTGTACTTAGGTGTATTCATGTGgccttttctgtttttggtttagttttttattcTGGTCACATGTTGAACGTCTTTTAACAAATTTGGGACATGTggattggtttgtttttgtacattcttgaataaattaaatgaaaaagaaataaaaaaagtagtGTCCTGTTTGTTTCATCCCCCTTCACTCACCGTGTGTTCAACCCTCTTTAAACGTTCATATTTCGAGTCGTAGTTTTGAGCATTTTGTGGCTTATTGATGCCCAACGTCATGCATGGTCATGGgttgaaataaaaagggaatgCAAATTCAATTACACACAATGAACAATATGACAGTAAATGCAACTGACGTGAACGTTGTCATTGACAAAaaatagttattatttattggttttTCATAATTAAATCAAGAAAGAGACAAATTTAAAAAGAGTTTAATCAAAATGTCCACTTTAAGAACAGGAAAAGGTTTGAGGATAACCACTCCATTAGTAAATCATGGGAATACACAATCATTTTTAGAAACCAgagtttaaaaacataaaataaaaacaggcaaaataaatgtttcttctGAATGAGAACACAGTTTGGTTGCTGGTTTTTATTTGACGAGTGAGCTCAGCTGGCCTCTTCAATCAAGTCTCCAGACGATGTTGAACCtgatgacaaagaaaagcaaacaaacatgaGGCAGGGCCAAATGGATTTGCTTAAATTCAAAAGGGCTGTGTTTGTCTTaacaaatataatgaaatgcaCATTACCTgtctatttaaatgtgtgactCTCAGTTCCACCACGTCCAAATCCTGCAAGATAAGAGGAGGGAAGGAGTCAGTGAACTAACAGAGGCAGCAGtttcagacttttattttgaaaatctgaaAGAGAATATATTCTTGGGCGAAAGATAAGAGTTTAACGATTTGCACCAATGATGTAAGAACTGGTTTATTGAGGGTGGGACCCCCTCAGGTGACATTGATTGCTTCGATAGGATGGTTTACGGCCTTGACACAATCAAGTATAAAAATGATCCTCACACAGGGCGTTACAGGTCTGACGAGGTGACTGATTCTTACCTTTAGGTCCAAACATTGCACCGTAGCAGGGGTTGTGACAGTATGGCTTGCCTTCATGCTGTAAGAGGAAGACATTTATTAGCACTAGTTTATTAGACATCTATAAAATCATGACAAAGCTTTGGAAGAATGCTGGCCATCATGTTCTGTAAATTATTCTCCatgacaacatttctttctgtcCTCTCAAATTGAAGTCTGTATGATATCATATATGATCAATACTTTGTTCAAATCTcaaagaaaaagcaaacaaacattgcattatttacatttctaatgTTGTATCTCTATGGTTAATGTATCTATGCCAAATATGACGAATTAGTGTTTTCAAAatccccctttttctctcttcctgtaaatatttctaaatgaatcATCTTGTCGTCTGTAggtatttatatatacattcaTTCAATAACATGTATACTTTGTACATTTATCCAATCAAATATAATTGGGCAGCAGGTCCATCAACTTGAACGGCACTTGTTAGTCGTAGTAGCTAGCAGGGCACTATAGTACGTTGAagtgtaaaatattaaatattaacctGCATGATAAAGTCTAATACATctacagtttgaaaaaaataagacCAAATCATTAAGGTAATCATTTGCTAAGTTAACTATTAGAAAAACTAGGATCTTATTTATCAACTTAAATTCTGGAAAATCGACTTCAAAGTGAAGATTAAATAGTGATTTCATGAAGCGCCATCAAACCCCAAACCCTGTGTACGATCACAAAGCTAACAGGATATGCTTGTATGCATCGTATGTTTTCCAGGTGTCTTACCGCTGCGTGTGAGCCTGGCGACAGCGTCTTGTTGCACTTGTCACACTTCAGACAGGGCCTGTGCCAGTCCTTGCCCAGGGATGTTACCCTCTCGgctgcaaaacacacataaaaagacaaaattaaTCACCATGGCTTTGAACAATGTCCATAAAGAGACCTACTGTGGTATGCAGACGAGTCACAGGGTCAAACTATCAGATTTAGACCAACAAGATTATGTGTTGGCAGATCATTTTGAGAACATTATGTGGGTGTGGTGATTGTGGGAAAAAGAGGACTGAGTGTCCCTGAAGGAATCTGTGCAACTCCTGCCTCATAAACTCTGATAAAGACCCTCTTTATCTGTAGGGCTGATCTGCACAAACACTCATATGGAGGACTGCAAAAGTGGGAGGGAATCCGATCCATTGGTATTGAGTTTCAGGACTTTATTGGAGAAAACATTGACAAGAGTTTAGACGACTTTTAAGACAGTCACACGTGAATATCTGGCCAGGAATCTTACgcaaaattaaaaaagtgtttgctCAGTGAATGCAAGAGGTCAGGCAGGGCAGGCACAggaaatgctaaaaaaaaaaggaagtgttaTCATGATGTTAGGCTGTTACTACCAAACATGTCGTAACCAAGGAGCACAAAACAAGATTGCTATCTGCAGGTTTCATGAAAATAATTTAAGAGAAATTCAGGAAGGACAGCTGACAGATGCAAATAACTCAGGTGAAGGCCAACTGACTTTCCCACATAATTTGGATATGACACACTTCCTCTCTAAATATCGCCTGATGTGGCATGAGAT encodes:
- the crip1 gene encoding cysteine-rich protein 1, which translates into the protein MPKCPKCEKEVYFAERVTSLGKDWHRPCLKCDKCNKTLSPGSHAAHEGKPYCHNPCYGAMFGPKGFGRGGTESHTFK